One stretch of Niallia sp. XMNu-256 DNA includes these proteins:
- the queC gene encoding 7-cyano-7-deazaguanine synthase QueC codes for MEHEKAMVVFSGGQDSTTCLFWAKERFKEVEAVTFDYGQRHHLEIQCAKEIAKELEVKHHILDMGLLHQLAPNALTREDIDVVEGENGELPSTFVPGRNLLFLSFAGILASQVGAKHIVTGVSEMDFSGYPDCRDIFIKSLNVTLNLAMNDTFVLHTPLMWLNKAQTWELADELGAFEFVRNKTLTCYNGVIADGCGECPACQLRKKGLDEYLSVKGNCSI; via the coding sequence ATGGAGCATGAAAAGGCGATGGTTGTATTTAGTGGAGGGCAGGACAGTACCACTTGCTTATTTTGGGCGAAAGAACGTTTTAAAGAAGTTGAGGCTGTCACTTTTGATTATGGTCAAAGGCATCATCTTGAAATCCAATGTGCTAAGGAAATTGCCAAGGAATTAGAGGTGAAGCATCATATTCTGGATATGGGACTGTTACATCAGCTGGCTCCTAATGCTTTGACACGAGAGGATATTGACGTTGTTGAGGGGGAAAATGGAGAGCTGCCCTCGACTTTTGTGCCAGGTAGAAATCTTCTTTTTCTATCATTTGCCGGGATATTAGCGAGCCAAGTCGGTGCCAAGCATATTGTGACAGGAGTTTCTGAAATGGATTTTAGTGGTTATCCTGATTGCCGAGATATTTTTATAAAATCATTAAATGTCACATTGAATTTGGCGATGAATGACACCTTTGTACTTCACACGCCTTTAATGTGGCTGAATAAGGCCCAAACATGGGAGCTTGCTGATGAACTTGGAGCTTTTGAGTTCGTTCGTAATAAGACGTTAACTTGTTATAACGGCGTCATAGCAGATGGCTGTGGTGAGTGTCCTGCATGTCAATTACGGAAAAAGGGGCTTGATGAATATTTAAGTGTGAAGGGGAATTGTTCAATTTAA
- the queF gene encoding preQ(1) synthase, with protein sequence MSGRSHEEGLKDLTLLGNQHTKYSTEYAPEVLEAVDNLHVNRDYFIKFNCPEFTSLCPMTGQPDFATMYISYIPDKKIVESKSLKLYLFSFRNHGDFHEDCINIIMNDLIKLLDPRYIEVWGKFTPRGGISIDPWCNFGRPGTKYEEIANYRLMNHDLNPEKIDNR encoded by the coding sequence ATGTCTGGCCGAAGCCATGAAGAAGGTTTAAAGGATTTAACCCTTTTAGGAAATCAACATACGAAATATTCAACTGAATATGCACCCGAAGTATTGGAGGCAGTCGATAATCTACATGTGAATCGAGACTATTTCATAAAATTTAATTGTCCGGAGTTCACAAGCTTGTGTCCTATGACAGGTCAACCGGATTTTGCAACGATGTATATTTCGTATATTCCCGATAAAAAGATCGTTGAAAGTAAATCACTAAAGCTATATTTATTTAGCTTTAGGAACCATGGGGATTTCCATGAGGATTGCATTAATATAATTATGAATGATTTAATTAAACTATTAGATCCAAGATACATTGAAGTATGGGGGAAATTTACTCCGCGTGGAGGAATTTCGATTGATCCATGGTGTAACTTTGGGAGACCGGGAACGAAGTACGAAGAAATCGCTAATTACCGTTTAATGAATCATGATTTAAACCCTGAAAAAATTGATAATCGTTAA
- a CDS encoding MFS transporter: METSYKGNNKMLTGIVFGVLTYWLFSQTLLNVIPAVQADMGISLGALNTAISLTGLFSGMFIVAAGGISDRIGHKKVAMVGLVLNIIGSLCLILAQGTVLLIIGRVIQGFSAACIMPATIALVKAYYDGPDRQRALSYWSFGSWGGGGITSFAGGLIATSLGWRYIFVFSIIITLVSMFLIKDVPDSKTKQSQSSKFDVSGFIVFILVMVALNVVITRGADFGWTSPISLTLMAVTVIGGWVFLKIVTGKPNGFIDISVFKNKYFAGSTISNFLLNGVAGALIVANTYVQVARGYSSFQSGLLSLGYLICVLAMIRVGEKLLQKHGPRKPMILACILVITGISLMTLTFLPNLMYTIVVIIGFTIYGIGLGLYATPSTDTAIDNVPASKAGEAAGIYKMSSTLGGSFGLAISVAVYSAVETMGNLQVAASAGLIVNAVFALIALWSIMSTIPKGAVLKSMQNEPVTLKQRKAQ, from the coding sequence ATGGAAACAAGCTATAAGGGTAATAATAAGATGTTAACAGGGATTGTATTTGGAGTTTTAACGTATTGGCTGTTTTCACAGACTCTTTTAAATGTTATTCCAGCAGTTCAGGCAGATATGGGAATTTCATTAGGAGCTTTGAACACAGCTATTAGTTTAACTGGTTTATTTTCAGGAATGTTTATTGTAGCAGCAGGTGGAATTTCAGACCGAATTGGGCATAAAAAAGTGGCTATGGTTGGATTAGTATTAAACATCATTGGTTCACTATGCCTTATCTTAGCACAAGGGACCGTTCTTTTAATTATTGGACGTGTCATTCAAGGTTTTTCAGCAGCATGTATTATGCCAGCGACCATTGCTTTAGTAAAAGCTTACTATGATGGTCCTGATCGACAAAGAGCCTTAAGTTATTGGTCATTTGGATCTTGGGGCGGTGGAGGTATTACCTCATTTGCCGGAGGATTGATTGCTACTAGTTTAGGATGGCGTTATATCTTTGTCTTTTCTATTATAATTACTTTAGTATCGATGTTTTTGATCAAAGATGTACCAGATAGTAAAACGAAACAAAGCCAATCATCAAAATTTGATGTTTCTGGTTTTATCGTCTTTATCTTAGTCATGGTTGCTTTAAATGTAGTCATTACACGTGGTGCAGACTTTGGTTGGACTAGCCCTATTTCGTTAACATTAATGGCTGTAACCGTCATTGGTGGTTGGGTATTTCTAAAAATTGTAACAGGAAAGCCTAATGGATTTATTGATATTTCCGTATTTAAAAACAAATATTTTGCTGGTAGTACCATTTCAAACTTTTTACTAAATGGCGTTGCTGGAGCGCTTATTGTTGCAAATACGTATGTCCAAGTAGCTAGAGGATACAGTTCATTTCAATCTGGGTTATTATCTCTTGGTTATTTAATTTGTGTATTAGCAATGATTCGTGTTGGGGAGAAACTTTTACAAAAACACGGTCCGAGAAAGCCAATGATTTTAGCATGTATTCTAGTAATCACTGGAATTTCGCTAATGACTTTAACGTTCTTACCAAACTTAATGTATACGATTGTTGTTATTATTGGTTTCACCATTTACGGAATTGGTCTTGGTCTTTATGCAACACCATCTACAGATACTGCGATCGACAATGTACCGGCATCCAAGGCAGGAGAAGCTGCAGGTATTTATAAAATGTCTAGTACACTTGGTGGGTCATTCGGTTTAGCAATTTCTGTTGCTGTATACAGTGCAGTTGAAACAATGGGGAACTTACAAGTGGCTGCAAGTGCAGGGTTAATTGTAAATGCTGTCTTTGCTTTAATCGCCTTATGGTCTATTATGAGTACAATTCCAAAAGGAGCTGTTCTCAAATCAATGCAAAATGAACCTGTGACATTGAAGCAGAGAAAAGCACAATAA
- a CDS encoding cytosine deaminase: MIIKNAKLRDKDGLWHLRIQDGKIEKITQTVENTDGKEIIDVNGSLVLPPFIEPHIHLDTTLTAGEPEWNKSGTLFEGIQRWAQRKETLTIEDVKTRSKTTLKWQIAQGIQHVRTHVDVTDPELTALKAMLEVKEEMAPYVDLQLVAFPQEGILSYPNGIELLEESLKMGADVVGGIPHFEFTREYGVDSLKLAFDLAEKYDRLVDIHCDEIDDEQSRFVEVVAAEAYKRGLGTRTTASHTTAMGSYNDAYTYKLFRLLKLSSINFVSNPLVNIHLQGRFDTYPKRRGLTRVKELQEAGLNVCFGHDDIFDPWYPLGTGNMLQVLHMGIHASQLMGYEQIINSIDLITKNSAKTLQIEEVYGIEEGKPANFIVLSAENEYEAIRKQAIVRYSFRNGELIAETKPSEATITLEKVKEKINFNK; the protein is encoded by the coding sequence GTGATCATTAAAAACGCAAAGCTTAGAGATAAAGATGGTCTTTGGCACTTACGAATCCAAGACGGTAAAATTGAAAAGATTACACAAACAGTAGAAAATACAGACGGAAAAGAAATCATCGATGTTAATGGGTCTCTTGTTCTTCCACCATTCATTGAACCGCATATCCATTTAGATACAACGTTAACTGCTGGGGAACCGGAGTGGAATAAGAGCGGTACTTTGTTCGAAGGGATTCAAAGATGGGCGCAAAGAAAAGAAACATTAACAATAGAAGATGTTAAAACAAGATCAAAAACTACTTTAAAGTGGCAAATAGCGCAAGGGATCCAACATGTTCGTACGCATGTGGACGTAACGGATCCTGAGTTAACAGCATTAAAGGCTATGCTTGAGGTAAAAGAGGAAATGGCTCCTTATGTGGACCTTCAACTTGTTGCCTTTCCTCAGGAAGGAATTCTCTCCTACCCGAATGGGATCGAATTGTTAGAGGAATCATTGAAAATGGGTGCGGATGTTGTTGGTGGCATTCCTCACTTTGAATTTACAAGAGAATATGGAGTCGATTCATTAAAACTGGCATTTGATCTGGCTGAAAAATATGACCGGTTAGTTGACATTCATTGTGATGAAATTGATGATGAACAGTCCCGTTTTGTAGAGGTTGTTGCTGCAGAGGCTTATAAACGGGGACTAGGAACTCGAACAACAGCGAGTCATACAACGGCAATGGGCTCCTATAATGATGCCTATACGTATAAACTATTTCGTTTACTTAAGCTCTCTTCCATTAATTTTGTATCGAATCCACTTGTGAATATTCATCTGCAAGGGAGATTTGATACGTATCCAAAGCGAAGAGGACTAACAAGGGTAAAAGAGCTTCAAGAAGCGGGACTTAACGTTTGTTTTGGCCATGATGATATTTTTGATCCATGGTACCCGCTAGGCACAGGGAATATGCTTCAAGTCTTGCATATGGGAATCCATGCTTCACAATTAATGGGCTATGAACAAATTATCAATTCCATTGATTTAATTACAAAAAATAGTGCAAAAACATTACAAATTGAAGAGGTTTACGGAATTGAGGAAGGAAAACCGGCAAACTTTATCGTTTTGTCAGCAGAAAATGAATATGAGGCGATTCGCAAGCAAGCAATTGTAAGGTATTCTTTTAGAAATGGTGAGCTGATTGCTGAAACAAAGCCAAGTGAAGCAACGATCACTTTAGAGAAGGTAAAAGAAAAAATTAATTTTAATAAATAG
- the codB gene encoding cytosine permease, giving the protein MSKVDKEFSLQAVPQANRNGFWKVLAVMLSLSFFSASMMSGGTLGIGLTFVQFIWIVLAGNLILGLYTGALAHIAAKTGLSTHLLTRYSFGEKGSYITSFLLASTQVGWFGVGLAMFAVPVAKATGANVYLLTAVLGLLMTISAIFGMKTLTILGFIAVPAIAIFGSYSMVDAAYTIGGFQELFAYEPQQAISVALALTICIGSFISAGTLTPDFARFAKTSRSAVSANIIAFFLGNSLMFLFGAVGAMVFNKSDISDVMFLQGLMIPAIIVLGLNIWTTNDSALYASGLGFSNITKLPKHKVVVFNGILGTIAAMWLYNNFVGFLTILGSTLPSIGAIILADYYLVKRGKYQAFETMKFKVVNWIAIAAWIGGVVIANIAPGIPPINALLGTSIIYVVAMKCMPQQVVSLSKLNGKGEIISDH; this is encoded by the coding sequence ATGTCAAAAGTGGATAAAGAATTTTCATTACAGGCGGTGCCTCAAGCAAATCGAAATGGATTTTGGAAAGTTCTCGCAGTAATGCTTTCATTAAGCTTTTTCTCAGCGAGCATGATGTCAGGGGGAACTTTAGGGATAGGCCTTACATTTGTTCAGTTTATCTGGATTGTATTGGCAGGTAATCTTATTCTTGGGCTTTATACTGGTGCATTAGCTCATATTGCAGCAAAAACGGGGCTATCCACTCATTTATTGACTCGATATTCATTTGGTGAAAAAGGTTCTTACATTACATCATTTTTACTAGCTTCTACTCAAGTCGGCTGGTTTGGCGTTGGGCTTGCGATGTTTGCTGTGCCTGTTGCGAAAGCGACTGGAGCGAATGTTTACCTATTAACAGCCGTTCTAGGATTGTTAATGACGATATCGGCAATTTTTGGGATGAAAACTTTAACGATTTTAGGATTTATTGCGGTTCCGGCCATTGCGATTTTCGGGAGCTATTCAATGGTTGACGCAGCGTATACAATTGGAGGATTTCAAGAGCTGTTCGCTTATGAGCCTCAACAAGCAATAAGTGTTGCCCTAGCATTAACCATCTGTATCGGATCATTTATTAGCGCTGGAACACTTACACCTGATTTTGCTCGCTTTGCAAAAACCTCACGTTCGGCAGTAAGTGCGAATATCATTGCTTTTTTCCTCGGAAATTCACTTATGTTTTTATTTGGCGCGGTTGGAGCAATGGTTTTTAATAAATCGGATATTTCGGATGTAATGTTTCTACAAGGATTAATGATTCCAGCGATCATTGTACTCGGTTTAAATATTTGGACAACAAATGATAGTGCGTTATATGCATCAGGACTTGGATTTTCAAATATTACAAAGCTGCCAAAACATAAAGTCGTTGTTTTCAATGGAATTTTGGGAACAATAGCAGCAATGTGGTTGTATAACAATTTTGTTGGATTCTTGACGATTCTAGGCTCTACTTTACCATCCATAGGAGCGATTATATTAGCAGACTATTACTTAGTAAAACGCGGAAAATATCAAGCCTTTGAAACAATGAAGTTTAAGGTTGTCAATTGGATTGCTATCGCAGCATGGATAGGTGGAGTTGTCATTGCAAATATTGCACCAGGAATTCCTCCGATTAACGCTCTATTAGGGACATCTATTATTTATGTGGTTGCCATGAAGTGCATGCCTCAACAGGTCGTATCATTAAGTAAACTAAACGGTAAGGGTGAAATAATTAGTGATCATTAA
- a CDS encoding MFS transporter, producing MTTVKTQEVDNVAEKSISQRRLLGIAGLGWMFDAMDVGMLSFIIAALKVDWDLTPEQMGWIGSVNSIGMAVGAFLFGLWADRMGRKNIFIITLLLFSIASGISAFTTTLFAFLVLRFFIGMGLGGELPVASTLVSESVSAKERGRVVVLLESFWAFGWLLAALISYFIIPSFGWRLALILSALPAFYAIYLRLNLPDSPAFSPKKAEKRSVGQNIRDVWSKEYSRSTFVLWVVWFTVVFSYYGMFLWLPSVMVMKGFSMIQSFEYVLIMTLAQLPGYFTAAWLIERMGRKFVLVTYLLGTAGSAFIFGNAETTAILIASGIFLSFFNLGAWGALYAYTPEQYPAVIRGTGAGMAASIGRVGGILGPLLVGSLVAAGYTIGFIFAIFCVSIVIGVIVLAFFGKETRQVELT from the coding sequence ATGACAACTGTCAAGACACAGGAGGTAGACAACGTGGCAGAAAAATCAATTTCACAGAGAAGGCTTCTCGGCATTGCAGGGCTTGGTTGGATGTTTGATGCAATGGATGTTGGGATGCTTTCGTTTATTATTGCTGCACTAAAAGTAGATTGGGACTTGACACCAGAACAAATGGGGTGGATAGGTAGTGTGAACTCAATCGGAATGGCTGTTGGTGCATTTCTGTTCGGACTATGGGCAGATCGAATGGGTAGAAAGAATATTTTTATTATTACCTTATTATTATTTTCAATTGCCAGTGGTATTTCCGCATTTACGACTACTCTATTTGCCTTTTTAGTTCTACGCTTTTTTATTGGTATGGGGCTTGGCGGCGAATTACCAGTCGCTTCGACGCTCGTTTCAGAAAGTGTCTCAGCGAAGGAACGTGGACGAGTGGTTGTATTACTTGAAAGCTTTTGGGCATTTGGCTGGTTATTGGCAGCACTAATTTCCTATTTTATTATCCCGTCATTTGGCTGGCGGCTTGCATTAATCCTTAGTGCGCTACCCGCCTTTTATGCTATTTATCTACGACTAAACCTTCCTGATTCTCCAGCATTTTCTCCAAAGAAGGCGGAGAAACGGTCAGTAGGTCAAAATATCCGAGATGTTTGGTCAAAGGAATATTCACGATCTACTTTTGTCCTTTGGGTAGTTTGGTTTACCGTTGTTTTTTCATACTATGGAATGTTCCTCTGGTTGCCAAGTGTTATGGTAATGAAAGGTTTCAGTATGATTCAAAGTTTCGAATATGTACTAATCATGACACTAGCTCAGTTACCAGGATATTTTACGGCAGCATGGCTTATTGAACGAATGGGGAGAAAGTTTGTACTTGTTACCTATTTGTTAGGGACAGCAGGATCAGCATTTATTTTTGGTAATGCAGAAACAACGGCAATTTTAATCGCTTCAGGGATCTTTTTATCATTCTTTAATCTTGGCGCATGGGGTGCACTGTATGCTTATACTCCTGAACAATATCCGGCTGTCATCCGTGGGACAGGGGCTGGGATGGCTGCATCCATTGGACGTGTCGGGGGAATTCTTGGACCGCTCCTTGTCGGTTCCCTTGTTGCCGCAGGGTATACGATTGGCTTCATTTTTGCGATCTTTTGCGTAAGTATTGTCATCGGTGTTATTGTCCTAGCATTTTTTGGAAAAGAAACAAGGCAGGTTGAATTAACCTAA
- a CDS encoding SDR family oxidoreductase: MLKTGGGVIVNPASLGGMVGMPTLGAYSATKHAVIGLTKTIAGEYGRENIRINVIAPGTNETPMVKAFPPEAIKEMAESVPMGRLGQPHEVADVVDFLLSDESSYIHGAIISIDGGAAAL; the protein is encoded by the coding sequence ATGTTGAAAACTGGCGGAGGAGTGATCGTGAATCCAGCTTCACTTGGCGGTATGGTCGGTATGCCTACATTGGGCGCTTATTCAGCAACAAAACATGCTGTTATCGGTCTAACTAAAACCATTGCTGGTGAATATGGGAGAGAAAATATCCGAATTAATGTGATCGCTCCTGGTACGAATGAGACACCAATGGTAAAGGCATTTCCTCCAGAAGCAATCAAAGAAATGGCTGAGTCAGTCCCAATGGGCAGGTTAGGCCAACCCCATGAAGTTGCGGATGTTGTCGACTTTCTACTTAGTGATGAGTCCTCGTATATTCATGGTGCCATTATTTCAATTGATGGTGGCGCTGCTGCTCTTTAA
- a CDS encoding thiol reductase thioredoxin, which produces MISTYEETVTSFDKIDSAKAQELVKGEGEAVIYIGKAVCPFCQIFVEKLKKVAEETNTHIYYVNSVEESDMEGITAFRNEYDIPTVPGFIYTNGDTVNVKCDSSMPEEEIKAFMNK; this is translated from the coding sequence ATGATTTCTACTTATGAAGAAACTGTAACTAGTTTTGATAAAATTGATTCTGCAAAAGCCCAGGAATTAGTAAAAGGGGAAGGCGAAGCTGTAATCTATATTGGCAAAGCAGTATGTCCTTTTTGTCAAATATTCGTTGAAAAATTAAAAAAAGTCGCTGAAGAAACGAATACACACATCTATTACGTGAATAGTGTGGAAGAGTCAGATATGGAAGGAATTACAGCCTTCCGTAATGAATACGACATTCCAACGGTTCCTGGTTTCATCTATACGAATGGTGACACAGTAAACGTGAAATGTGATTCATCTATGCCAGAAGAGGAAATTAAAGCTTTTATGAATAAATAA
- the gshAB gene encoding bifunctional glutamate--cysteine ligase GshA/glutathione synthetase GshB — protein sequence MDFKEMLANDRVKPYLLKARYGIEKESHRVDLSGNLAKTDHPKSLGIRDDHPYIQRDFAETQLELITPVTETIKDLFDYLAAIHDVAYRSLDENEMLWPLSIPPQLPEKEEDIVIAKLKNVENVKYRQTLSDSYGRRKQMISGIHFNFEFSEELIRALFSLQSEIEDYQKFKAEVYLKVTRNYLHYRWLVIYLFGASPLSEKNFFEDNSLNVAVRSIRNSKYGYTNSDDVQVSYSSIQKYLSDLSMMVKKGLLSEEKEFYSPVRLRGGNHVSDLENGVNYIELRNIDLNPFETYGISSEQVEFLHLFLLYLLWKDEGDHCDDWVKQGDTYNDIVALEHPLAHTQFKRDAQNLIDEMEHLVETLDLTISGKLFTHLREMLMDPSQTLAGRLYTESEKSRQSQLATSIAKENYKKSWEKPYELAGYTDMELSTQILMFDAIQQGIKVEILDRQDQFLRLQLKDHVEYVKSGNMTSKDTYVATKIMENKTVTKKILHQHGFRVPKGEEFQTIEQALRSYDLFSSKSFVVKPKTTNYGLGISIFKEGANYEDYQKALTLAFKEDSSVLIEEFIKGTEYRFFVLHDKVLAVLLRVPANVVGDGKHTIEELVMEKNQDPLRGRDHRTPLETIQLGELENLMLKSQGYRMDSIPPKDKIVYLRENSNVSTGGDSIDVTDQIPDDYKKIAVDAVAALGVKICGIDLIIENTEVPAADKNAYGIIEANFNPSMYMHIYPYKGESRRLTMDILYYLFPELEQNQDLNSAKRMRLTRRGFTTVAVD from the coding sequence ATGGATTTTAAAGAAATGTTAGCCAATGACCGGGTAAAACCATACTTATTAAAAGCCCGCTATGGGATAGAAAAAGAAAGTCATCGAGTGGACTTATCAGGAAATTTAGCTAAAACTGATCATCCAAAAAGTCTTGGCATAAGAGATGATCACCCATATATTCAGCGGGACTTTGCGGAAACACAGCTGGAATTAATCACACCTGTTACTGAGACAATAAAGGATCTATTTGATTACTTAGCGGCAATCCATGATGTTGCTTATCGTTCTTTGGATGAGAATGAAATGCTATGGCCATTAAGCATCCCGCCACAGTTACCAGAAAAAGAAGAAGACATTGTGATTGCGAAATTGAAAAATGTTGAGAATGTCAAATACCGCCAAACTTTATCAGACTCATATGGCCGTCGTAAACAAATGATAAGCGGAATCCATTTCAACTTTGAATTTAGTGAAGAGTTAATTAGAGCATTATTCAGCTTACAATCGGAGATAGAAGATTACCAAAAATTTAAAGCAGAGGTTTATCTAAAAGTCACAAGAAATTATCTCCACTATCGGTGGTTAGTGATTTACCTTTTTGGAGCTTCTCCTCTTAGTGAAAAGAATTTCTTTGAAGATAATTCCTTGAATGTGGCCGTAAGAAGCATTAGAAACAGTAAATATGGGTATACCAATTCTGATGATGTTCAAGTCTCCTATAGCAGTATACAAAAGTATCTATCAGATCTATCCATGATGGTTAAAAAAGGGCTTCTATCAGAAGAGAAAGAATTTTATTCACCGGTTCGTTTAAGAGGCGGCAATCATGTTTCAGATTTGGAAAACGGTGTTAACTATATTGAATTGCGCAATATAGATTTAAACCCCTTTGAAACTTATGGAATTAGTTCTGAACAAGTAGAATTTCTCCATCTTTTCTTACTTTATTTACTATGGAAAGATGAAGGGGATCATTGTGATGATTGGGTAAAACAAGGTGATACTTACAATGATATCGTGGCTCTTGAGCATCCATTAGCGCACACACAATTTAAACGAGATGCTCAAAATTTGATTGATGAGATGGAACATTTAGTAGAAACCTTAGACTTGACGATTTCAGGAAAGTTATTTACTCATCTGAGAGAAATGTTAATGGACCCAAGTCAAACTTTAGCTGGAAGACTTTATACAGAAAGTGAAAAAAGCCGGCAAAGTCAATTGGCTACGTCAATAGCGAAAGAAAATTATAAAAAATCATGGGAAAAACCTTATGAATTGGCAGGATATACTGATATGGAGTTGTCCACTCAAATTTTAATGTTTGATGCCATACAGCAAGGAATTAAGGTAGAAATTTTGGATCGACAAGATCAATTTTTAAGGCTTCAATTAAAAGATCATGTTGAATATGTAAAAAGTGGGAATATGACAAGTAAAGATACTTATGTGGCTACTAAAATTATGGAAAATAAAACCGTAACAAAGAAAATTCTCCACCAACATGGATTTCGTGTGCCGAAAGGTGAGGAATTTCAGACAATAGAACAGGCTTTGCGTTCCTATGATCTCTTTTCCAGTAAATCCTTTGTTGTGAAACCAAAAACGACTAACTATGGATTAGGAATATCGATCTTCAAAGAAGGCGCAAATTATGAAGATTATCAAAAGGCACTCACTCTGGCATTTAAAGAAGATTCATCTGTGTTAATAGAAGAGTTTATTAAAGGAACAGAATATCGCTTTTTCGTGTTGCATGATAAAGTTTTGGCTGTTTTATTAAGAGTACCTGCGAATGTTGTAGGAGATGGTAAACACACAATTGAAGAGTTAGTCATGGAAAAGAATCAGGACCCGTTAAGAGGAAGAGATCATCGAACACCTTTGGAAACTATACAATTAGGTGAATTGGAAAATCTTATGCTTAAATCTCAAGGATATCGAATGGATTCGATTCCACCAAAAGATAAAATTGTCTATTTGCGCGAGAATTCCAATGTTAGTACAGGCGGAGATTCAATTGATGTGACCGATCAAATTCCAGATGATTATAAGAAAATAGCCGTAGATGCAGTCGCTGCACTCGGGGTGAAAATTTGTGGGATTGATTTAATTATTGAAAATACAGAAGTTCCTGCTGCTGATAAAAATGCTTATGGAATCATTGAGGCAAACTTTAATCCATCCATGTATATGCATATTTATCCATATAAGGGAGAGTCACGCCGTTTAACGATGGATATTCTATATTATTTATTCCCTGAACTAGAACAAAATCAGGACTTAAATTCAGCCAAAAGGATGCGACTAACAAGACGTGGATTTACTACGGTAGCTGTTGATTGA
- the fghA gene encoding S-formylglutathione hydrolase has translation MSLELIEKRLSFGGEQCKYRHYSEVLQCDMTFSIYLPSNKDEKKIPLIWWLSGLTCTDDNFSQKSGFQRLAEKYQVAVMIPDTSPRGEHVADDEAWDLGQGAGFYLNATQDPWAKHYHMYTYIVNELTAIASTLVPNFSGQESIMGHSMGGHGALVIGMKNKERFKAISAFSPILSPSRVPWGKKAFSTYLGEDQASWKEWDSSELIKEVGMPPIHITQGTEDNFYPEQLDETYFLQNAKENNEVNYEKVEGYDHSYFFIASFLEDHFAFHVKYLR, from the coding sequence GTGAGTCTTGAGCTTATTGAAAAACGCCTCTCTTTTGGCGGGGAACAATGTAAATACAGACATTATTCAGAAGTATTACAATGTGATATGACATTTAGTATCTACTTGCCATCAAATAAAGACGAGAAAAAAATTCCCCTTATTTGGTGGTTATCTGGTTTAACTTGTACAGATGATAATTTTAGTCAAAAAAGCGGATTTCAACGATTGGCTGAAAAATATCAAGTAGCAGTCATGATTCCTGATACTTCACCACGTGGAGAACATGTGGCTGACGATGAAGCATGGGATCTTGGACAAGGCGCGGGTTTTTATTTAAATGCGACACAGGACCCATGGGCAAAGCATTATCACATGTACACATATATTGTAAATGAGTTAACAGCTATTGCATCAACATTAGTACCAAACTTTTCAGGACAAGAAAGCATTATGGGCCACTCAATGGGAGGTCATGGCGCTTTAGTAATTGGCATGAAAAATAAAGAGAGATTCAAAGCGATTTCTGCTTTTTCTCCTATTTTAAGCCCAAGCAGAGTGCCATGGGGTAAGAAAGCTTTCTCCACTTATTTAGGTGAAGATCAAGCTTCTTGGAAAGAATGGGATTCTTCCGAATTGATTAAGGAAGTAGGCATGCCCCCAATTCATATTACCCAAGGTACTGAAGATAATTTTTATCCAGAACAATTGGATGAAACTTATTTTTTACAGAATGCTAAGGAAAATAACGAAGTAAATTACGAGAAAGTGGAAGGCTATGATCACAGCTATTTCTTTATAGCTTCTTTCTTAGAAGACCATTTCGCTTTCCATGTGAAGTACTTAAGATAA